The following nucleotide sequence is from Trifolium pratense cultivar HEN17-A07 linkage group LG2, ARS_RC_1.1, whole genome shotgun sequence.
TAGTGTCAAAACACTTTGAAAGCCTAAAAAAAACATGTCAGTACAATAAGTTATTTGCCACTTAGTTGATGAACAACTTGTCGTATATGAGATATTTTACGGCAATATGATGAGATCAGTTAACGAAAATGATCATAACTTAACGTTTTGTTATGTGAAGAACCATTTGAGTTAAGGTTAAAATTTGAGTTTGACAATATTGATTAAGCCTAAAAAAGTACTAATGAATATACTAAAACAAGCTAGTTTGTTCTATGTATTATACATGCATCAAACATATACCCCTACGTTTTTTTCAATAACAAATTGTTAGTTGTTATAATAGTTCATCAATACTCGAATTCCGAACCTCAAACTCCTTAACCATAAACTCAATTAACTCAATCAGTTGAACTACCATACGATCCTAACATATACCGCATGGTAAAAAGAATCATTCCTAGATTAGCAGAGACACAATGTCCTCGTAATGGAATCAAGGCTCGTGGTAGGACACATGAGTGATGAGTGTGTGTCGTTGTTCTTAGCCGTTGAGGGTCGATATCAGAGACCCATGGACGTGCCCCCACTATCTTTATACACCTAACCTACCTGCCACCAACGTGAAAAGCAACCTCAATGTTAGTTTCATGACTTTCAACTTTCATCTCATAATCATCTTATCCAACACCTTAATACCACACCACATCACGATTAAGATCTCActaaacaacaaaatattgattttacatactagtaatttatttatgaatttattttgaCGTGGAAGAATTGATTTATTGCAcccataatcataatcacaacaaaggctctgtttggtaacacaaataagctagcttatagcttattatatgagcttataagcttgtttcaaaaaattagaggtgtttggtaacaagctttttgtactagcttatagctttttttcagatgctatttcaagtagcatttgagcttatagcttatagctttttacactttattccatttttaccctttaatttaataactacccactctaaaaaataaactacccactatcaattatgtaattttatatttaataaccactttaaaagctaattttaccaaacactttaatttcaataagctagcttttcagctatcagctataagctagcttttcagctatcagctagcttatcagctatcagctagcttatagcttatttttaccaaacggaCCCAAAGCCAATAATGAAGACTAAATCCCAATAAATTAATCCCACACATCCCCCTTCAGCGTTGTCAATACCGTTCCACGTACCCTTACCGAATCTCTACATCAAAATCCACGCGTTccaaaccattttttttatttttacgacGCAAACCAATATTTTAACATGATACTATTTGCGCTCAATTACGAAGACTAATCCTtcaattaaattgaaaaaaactcATACCATTTTATCTAAATTCTATCATATAGTTTCGTGAGCTTGATaaaaacattgcattatatatatctatatatatatatatgcagggTTAAAGTTTGAACCTCGATCATTTCAGTTATTCATCATAAACGTGGAATTTCTAACCGtgaaactacttaaaaaaacaaaattatatcatataaataataagtttttttttggtacagaataatttttttaatcactaataaatatcatcaatatatctataacaatatataaaggggataagggagtttgggctggatttttttttggtccattttgcccttaactttctttatggtttttttattattccataattgcccttaacttcatctctttttttttatggttttttcatctatatctattctatactatatctataacaatatataaaggggataaaggagtttgggctggattttttttggtccattttgcccttaacttcctttatggttttttaattattccataattgcccttaacttcatctctttttttttatggttttttcatctatatctattgtatactataatatataaaaagaatacatgagttttggggtagaattttcataataccaacattacccttgcttttttttagtagcaacaaaaaacttttattaacaaactcaccataacataaggcgtatctttttttttgggtacataagttagacacaggcaggcgcggaacgcgcctgcctggcccgctagtatataATAAAACTCCCAAAATAAGCATGAAACCCTGTGAAGAAGCCACGCTAACTCTGTCTTTCTGTCCTCACAGAAACACTCTGTCTCTGGCAAAGTGAAACAATACAAGCAAGCAAAGGAAAAAtccaaaacttaaaaaaaaaaaaaaaaaaaaccaccttCCCTCACTCTCCTTGAAACTCAAACTGTTACGTTATACTGATTCCACTCCCTCTTTTACAAGCCATAACAAAAACCCAAACCGTTGCCAAAAACTGAAAAAACActtataaaacccctttttctcTCTCACTTTttcattcaattattattatatccTAAAACTTTACACCAGGCGCACGTTGACACACACATTTCCACCCATGGCGGACACCGGCGCTGACGGAAACGGTTTCATATATCTCCACGGCGACCTCGACTTAACAATCGTAGCCGCTCGCCGGTTACCTAACATGGATATCGTTTCAGAGCGTTTTCGCCGCTGCGTAACCGCTTGCGACACTATAAAATACAATTCAACTTCCGATGCCGCCGACGGTTCTAGTCATCGGAATCATCATCACCGGAGAAAAATCATAACGAGTGATCCGTATGTTACCGTTATGGTGCCGCAAGCAACAGTTGCACGGACTCGTGTGCTTAAGAACTCGCCGGATCCTGTTTGGAAGGAACGGTTTAACATTCCGTTAGCACATGCGGTTGTAGATTTGGAATTTCGTGTTAAAGATGATGATGTTTTTGGTGCTCAAACTATGGGGACAGTTAAGATTCCGGCGGAGAGAATTGCCTCCGGCGAGTTGATTTCCGATTGGTTTCCGATTATCGGAGCCAATGGGAAACCGCCGAAGCCGGACACTGCACTTAATTTAGAAATGAAGTTCACGCCAGTGGACCAGAATCCGCTATACCTTCGTGGCATTGCGGCTGATCCGGAACATAAAGGCGTGAGACATACTTATTTTCCGGTGAGGAAGGGAAGCTCTGTGAGGCTTTACCAGGATGCACATTGTCCACACGGAATGGTACCGGAGATTAAGCTTGATGGTGGAAAGGTTTATAAACCGGAGAATTGTTGGGAAGATATATGTTATGCTATAACAGAAGCTCATCACATGATTTATATAGTGGGTTGGTCAATTTACCATAAGATTAAGCTTGTTAGGGAACCTTCTAGACCGTTGCCGCGGGGTGGTGATTTAACACTTGGTGATTTGCTTAAGTATAAATCTGAAGAAGGTGTGAGAGTTTTATTACTTGTTTGGGATGATAAAACTTCCCATGATAAGGTCTTCTTCAAGACGGTAAGAAACTCGAATGTTGTTagcatttatcattttttgtttggtattaaccctcttGTTCCGGGGAAGGGGCtctggtaatccagagttcggctaGAGGTAAGTAAGCCTGTATAATTTGGTCGATGTGCTATTGCTTATTGGGCATTTTCGTGTTTTGGTGCAGACTGGAGTAATGGAGACTCATGATGAGGAAACTAGGAAGTTTTTCAAGCATTCTTCTGTCATGTGTGTTTTGGCGCCTCGCTATGCTAGCAGTAAGATGAGCTTCTTTAAGCAGCAGGTGAGTATTTGTCAGTAAATATGTGTAGATAGCTGTTGTGTGATTTGTTGTTTTATAAAGTTGATACATAACTCATGTTATGTATATTGTCAGGATATAGGAATCTTTGAGTTAATAATCAGTGGAGTCAAATGTGAAATACCCTGTGTTTTGTGGTCTTAGCTCTAAATTGTGGgtatgtttttttgttgatgcAAAGTGTAGTATGAGAAATTAGTTAAAACGTTGTCTGGCTTCTCAGTTGTGATATGGTCAAATGGTTTTATGTCTTTTGAGACAAACTCTATAGTGAAATTGCGTGTGATGTTGTATTATGCAGGTTGTTGGAACCGTTTTCACACACCACCAAAAATGTGTTATTTTGGACTCACAGGCTGCTGGTAATAACAGAAAGATTACCACTTTTATAGGAGGTCTTGATATGTGTGATGGTCGCTATGATACACCTGAGCATCGACTTTTTCGTGACCTTGATACTGTATTTGCTGGTGATTTCCACAATCCGACATTTCCTGTAAGTTGTCATCCCAATTGGACATATTAATTaacattgaatttattttttgttgggaCTCGAGTCATTCCTATATGATCTTTTACAATGGATTGTTTTCTTGTTAAATTATTCATTATTTCTTGGTTAAGTTCCTAAGTTATTTACAGGGTCAGAGGATTATATTTATAGATTTTACGAGATAGGCCTTGTAGACTTTGATTATGTATGAGATTAATTTGTCTACCAAGTATGTAGTAGCTTTTGAATAAAACGTATATTATGTGATATCATTGATAATGTCTTAGTGAAGGCCCTCTAGTTACAGGGTTGAATACTTGAATTGGAAGGATACATGATTAGGTTGTATGAAAACTCTTTTTCAGAGACAGTAAAGTTGGTTGATTTTTGTCACCAATGATATTGAACTTGataaaatttatcatttgtAACATTATTTGTTATGTCTTAGTATAGCGCCTATGGTATTGAATCGTAAGAGCTGCACCATCCCTATCTATCATTCGGGTTTGTTACCACTTAGCAGAACTTAAGACACCCGTCATGCTTACCCGAATAGCCGAGTGCACTACACATACAAGACAATTATTTTGCTAGAGATAATCCTTTCTGTCATGTGGCCACCATGAAGCTGTCTTGGGTCTTGTTTTGGCTTAGGTTGTGCCTTCACACCATTATTTCAAGTATTAGACCACAAAGTGTCAAATTCTAAGGTGAAATTTTGTTTAGAGTAACCTAATTGTATTATTTTCTTCCAAATAACAACCTTAGGACAATCTTTTTTTACCCACAATCTAGAACAATCTTAGTTATGCCATTTATTGGACTTAGTCTTATGGTTGAATGCCAGGGATGAACCAATTGTAATTGTTGGCTCCAAATATTATGGATTGATTATTCAGTAAGAAAGCAATTTCTATGGTTCTGCTTAGCTACCAATATGCGCTGTATTCAGTATGGTTTTGTTACAATGTTGTAAGTTGTAACGCTtggcttcttttctttttttcaattaaaattatacataaACTGATTTATCTTTACTGTTCCCTGTTTTTTGGTTTGCTTTTTGTGATAGTCTGGAACAAGGGCTCCTAGACAACCATGGCATGATTTGCACTGCAGAATAGATGGACCTGCTGCATATGATATTCTTATTAATTTTGAACAGCGATGGAGAAAATCAACCAAGTGGAAAGAGTTTGCAATTCTTTTCAAAAAAGCATCTCAGTGGAATGATGATGCTTTAATAAGAGTAGAACGCATCTCGTGGATATTAAGTCCTTCTAATCCTCCCTCAAAGAATGATTTTACAACTATTCCTGCGGATGATCCTTTGGTATGGGTTTCCAGTGAAGATGATCCTGAAAACTGGCATGTTCAGGTTGGCAAAAAGCAAACTTTGTCTGAGTAAATATTACATGCATGTTATTCTCTCTTGATAATGGAGATGATTCATTTCATTACTTTTTCTTCCAACTCTTATTGGGCTACACATGATTTTACAGATCTTCCGCTCCATTGACTCAGGATCCTTGAAAGGATTTCCCAAACGTTTTGAGGATGCTCTATCCCAGGTCTCTATTAACCGGCATTTTACTTCACTGTCCATCCTCTTATATTTGTACATATAATGTGCTAATAACTTGGACGAGCTATGTAaataagttatttatttgagtttgagattttatatatgaattaaTCTGAAAAATATTACATATCTTGTATGCAGAATCTCATATGTGCTAAAAATTTGGTTATAGACAAAAGCATTCAAACAGGATACATCCAAGCTATCAGATCTGCTCAACATTTCATTTATATTGAAAACCAATATTTCATTGGATCTTCATATGCATGGCCATCTTACAAAGATGCAGGTAAGGTTAAATGTTCTGTTTTTGAAAAGCAAAATAACTGCCTAATATTTAACTGGGGTGGTTTCCTCTGTTGTGGACAAAAGAAATGAAATCTATATTCCTTTCAGAAGTTGATCTGATAGAAAAGTATTGTTGCTATGGTGGGAATTAGGTCCAAATTTGATTAAATGCTGATTGTAGTAGTAGTATTTTTATTTCTACGGAATATTTTTCCCCTCCCAACTCTGAACTTCTTTGTCATAATACACTTCatctttttcttaaaaaaacaaatcatatttttttgctGTTGAGGGAATCATATTATTTTCTTAAGACATGAATTTCTTAATTTGTACATATTTTGTATGGCAAAAGGGATGGAAAAGGGATTTCAAGGATAATGAGATAATGTTCCACTGTCTTTAGTCAATGTCAAACTGATGTTTTCTTCTGTGTTCAGGGGCTGATAATCTTATCCCAATGGAGTTGGCACTGAAAATCGCTAGTAAAATTAGAGCTAAGGAGAGATTTGCTATTTATATTGTTTTACCAATGTGGCCAGAAGGTGATCCTAAATCTGGAGCTGTGCAAGAAATCCTTTTCTGGCAGGTATGTGACTCTCTAATGTCTTTggttgggtctaacttaacCCCACATAATTGGCTTCTAAGGAGATGGTTGTCTCTCACTTCTAACAACTTTGTAGACCATATCACTGTGGGACTCCCAGCACAATCCCCTCACTCCCAAAATTTAGTATCTAGAGCATGACACGGGTGGTCCattaacaggtggcccaacgaaTCTAGGATAAGTTGtaataccatcttaaaattttagTTGGGCATAACGCAACCCCGCAAAACTGATTTGTTAAGTGATGATTGCCTCTCCCGAATAACCACTATTCCGGGACTCCCAACAGTTTATAAACTTGTTTAATCATGGAAATTTACAATATTCTGATTATGAAGTCCAAGGATCCGGATTCTCTTCAGTGCATTTTAGAGAGCACAATGTAAGTAATTGCTAATGACGAAATCAAAGGAGTGAGTTCTCACAAATGCTGGTTTGATGTCGGTGTGGTGGTAtcttatcaaaatataaacGTTTACTGTTCTTATGAATGGTTTTCAAACTTGTATTCAACTGTCCAAAGTCTATCTACCCAACATTAGAGGATTTTTCTGACTTATGAGTTAAAAGATCATAAAAGCAACAAAAAAGCAAAGTGTTTATGTTCAGTTTTATGTTTTCTGTACACAGGGTCAGACAATGCAAATGATGTATAATGTTGTTGCTAAGGAATTGAAATCAATGCAACTTACTGATGTGCACCCACAAGATTACCTCAATTTCTATTGCCTTGGTAATCGGGAACACTTCAATGAAGAAAGCTCAGTCCCAAATGGTGCTCCGGTaattttttccgaataaaaCATCCATTTTGTTTAGGCTTCAGTACATCATATTACTATCAATAAACATTGATTACTTCTAATACACATGGACATATTTTTGTGGCATTTTCTGTCAGTATTGAATTTCATGTAGTTTTAGTATAAGGCCTTAACCATTTTCAAATCATACAAATTTAAACCATAATCTTTTAGTTTATCTCTGTGTGTTTCTTTGGCTTTCGAAGATAACAAACAAGCATTGAATCTTCACAGTTCAGCAACCACCTTACATCTTCTGTTTTTAACTAACATATGCCCAAACATAAAAAGATCAGTTGCCTTTTCCTTTCACCGTGTATATGACATGGTAGAACTTGACTCATACATTAATGTGTATATGTATCTTTCTATAGGCTTGGCCACTTGGCTACTAATATTATGATCAAATTGTAACAAAAATGTTgctttgtaaccaaaaaaactGTTGCTCAAATTTGTCTTTTGCCAAATGTACACTGTTCATTTTTTTTGATAGAAAGACGAAATGGCAAAGCCATTATAAACTCAGACACACAAGTGGAGGAGCCGGTGTTCGAACCCTGGTCATtggcctaacaatttcgacattttttttatcagttgaGCTAAATGTACATACAGTACACTGTTCTTATTATAGAACAATAAGGGGGCATATACGTtgataaaatttggaaaatacATTTTGATAGCTCTGAGAGCGAGGATAGATTTATCTCTATGCTATTTGGATTGTAGTTGATATTTTCTAATTCATCCAACACagcaatttttctttttcttttgattatATTCCAGTTTACATGTTTCTTATAATATCCAAATTCTACTTGACTTTTGAAATACTTATCTTAAATGGTAGACATTGAACATGAATAGGTTGTGAATGTTTTTTTCAGATCTCTGGAGCATTTAAATACCGCCGAAATATGATTTATGTGCATGCCAAGGGGATGATCGTGGATGATGAATATGTTATAGTGGGATCTGCTAACATAAACCAAAGATCTATGGCTGGTACTAAAGATACTGAGATAGCTATGGGTTCATATCAACCCCATTACACATGGTCTGCGAGGAAAAAACATCCACATGGCCAGGTTTGTATTTCTCATTAAGCTATAATAGCAGCAACTTTTCTAATTGGAAAATTACCGCCGCAAATGATGTGTAACATTGCAGCTAAAATGATTTGATGCTTAATGCTGGAAATCACACCTCATCTTAATGAGTAGATTTTATAGATATATCGACTTACTAAATGATTTGATGCTTAATGCTTAAGTAGTCTGGAAAATAACCCTTATCCTATGATGAATGTGAATGACTTCCTGCCAATTTATTaaatgggtcttgctaacgagtgcccccggggcactctttaagcattccattaaaagaaactttttattcaaaaaattaaacactccaatttccaatgcgttgactttacgcatttccataaaaattctataaaaaacttactatttaagggcttaaagagtgccccggggcactatttagcatttgccttattAAATTACTAAATTATATCATGTGtaaacgaaataaaaataatttatagtttGACCTTTCAACTAGGTTTCTCTTGTACTTTTCAGTGCTATGTCTGTTGGGAGAAAATTCATTACTGATTATCTGATGACTTAATTTAGAACTTCTTATCTCTTTTATACATGCCAtgtgataatttattttatccTTGCAGATTTATGGTTACAGAATGTCACTTTGGGCTGAGCATCTTGGCATGTTAGATGAAACTTTTAAAGAACCAGAGAGATTAGAGTGTGTGCGTAAAGTGAATGAAATTGCAAACAATAATTGGAGTATTTACTCTTCTGAAGAAATGTCACTGCTACAGGGACATCTTCTTAAGTATCCTGTACAAATAGATTCTGATGGCCAGATCAGTTCATTACCTGAATGTGAGAATTTCCCAGATGCCGGTGGTAAGATATTGGGGGCTCATTCTGCGACAATTCCAGATATCTTAACAACGTAAACTCCTGAATTCATGTTGGTTGATGTTTTGATAAATGTTGCAGTGTGTTACTTGCCTCGTCACGGGGAATGGCAATTGAGTGAAGTGTTTAGTTTTCTCTACTTAGAATTGATTGTTCAAATTACTTGTAAACCTTTCACATAGGTAAACAATTcatatttgtaaaaaagatCACCAATTTGTAGATTGTTTTGTGTCAATTGTATTGTATGACTCCTTTATTTGTTCATAGTCTTCTGCAACATAATCTACGCTCCAAAACTCAAATTAGTGGTTCCTTTATAGTATCATAATAATTGAATtttccagatttttttttattcgaGAAAACATATTATGTTAGTTATTGTTGAGTTATTTGAAAGTTGAGTTATTGTTGAGAGAAACTCTAAATTTTTTGAGTTATTGTTGGGAGAAACTCTAAATTTGAGTTTGATCGTACAAAATtggataaataaaaattattcaaaaatgatTAAGTGTaaaataaggtttttttttttcgtagAAACTCTGCTTCTTAATAAAataaggtttttgtttttttacaatatcaaatttaactcatttcattaataaaaaagtaGAATCAACTCAAAAAAGCGGCAACTAGGCCGAAGCCACCCTAATTAAAGTGTGAGCAACGATATTCTTACAAGTTGATATTAAACTTCTTATTAATATCTCATTAGATATCATGTAAAGCTATTTTACACGATATAATACGTCtccatttttaaatataaaaaagttaattaattaaatgtatttttagtCTCTTGTTTAATTGAAACTTGATTTTAATCTacctattatattatataagtaTTGGGATTTTTTCTCTATATCCATAGGGTCTatttgtttgagatttaaaaataataattttttttgagaaaaatcattttcaagaaaatatattttcttgaagaaaatctaaaactatttttcgtttgtttacaatcataaaaatctattttttttaatatggtgagggatgatgagtgataaaaaaatggattttgataaaagttattgaaaatagattctcatcttgatgaaaaaaataatttttttactaaaatcatttttgaaaaatctgaaacaaacacaagtaagataaaaaaaatggattttttttgaaaaaaataaatttttttggtgaaaaatctgaaataaatcaataataatGATGGTGAATCATATTTATTgatgtttttaatttgaaaactaaaataatgaatttgtgaagaatatgtttaaatttgatcaataaataaaatttaaaaaatgtttgtttcttATGCAAAAGTGTGAAGACACATGGTTcaaaattgtgaaaaaaaatatttatagtcTAAAATTTACTGAaatgattattttataaaattaaattaaaaagatccataaaaaaaattaattaaaaagtttaccaaaaaaaattaaaaaagaaaatttatactatatttataagatttaattgatatgttccgacggtgtaaaataatttgacactgtcaac
It contains:
- the LOC123905611 gene encoding phospholipase D delta; amino-acid sequence: MADTGADGNGFIYLHGDLDLTIVAARRLPNMDIVSERFRRCVTACDTIKYNSTSDAADGSSHRNHHHRRKIITSDPYVTVMVPQATVARTRVLKNSPDPVWKERFNIPLAHAVVDLEFRVKDDDVFGAQTMGTVKIPAERIASGELISDWFPIIGANGKPPKPDTALNLEMKFTPVDQNPLYLRGIAADPEHKGVRHTYFPVRKGSSVRLYQDAHCPHGMVPEIKLDGGKVYKPENCWEDICYAITEAHHMIYIVGWSIYHKIKLVREPSRPLPRGGDLTLGDLLKYKSEEGVRVLLLVWDDKTSHDKVFFKTTGVMETHDEETRKFFKHSSVMCVLAPRYASSKMSFFKQQVVGTVFTHHQKCVILDSQAAGNNRKITTFIGGLDMCDGRYDTPEHRLFRDLDTVFAGDFHNPTFPSGTRAPRQPWHDLHCRIDGPAAYDILINFEQRWRKSTKWKEFAILFKKASQWNDDALIRVERISWILSPSNPPSKNDFTTIPADDPLVWVSSEDDPENWHVQIFRSIDSGSLKGFPKRFEDALSQNLICAKNLVIDKSIQTGYIQAIRSAQHFIYIENQYFIGSSYAWPSYKDAGADNLIPMELALKIASKIRAKERFAIYIVLPMWPEGDPKSGAVQEILFWQGQTMQMMYNVVAKELKSMQLTDVHPQDYLNFYCLGNREHFNEESSVPNGAPISGAFKYRRNMIYVHAKGMIVDDEYVIVGSANINQRSMAGTKDTEIAMGSYQPHYTWSARKKHPHGQIYGYRMSLWAEHLGMLDETFKEPERLECVRKVNEIANNNWSIYSSEEMSLLQGHLLKYPVQIDSDGQISSLPECENFPDAGGKILGAHSATIPDILTT